One window of Ralstonia pickettii DTP0602 genomic DNA carries:
- a CDS encoding alkyl hydroperoxide reductase: MRAPALLLRWLLAFSLAGAAGGAAALEVGDTVRLPDVRTLDGRTLSAAALAGKPLVVEYWASWCPFCAMQNPRLQKLHERTRGTPLQVLAISIDKDPREAAGYMKKRGYTFPATMDSAALQAVFGERKGLPELYVIDARGRVVQKEVGEMLEDEVAALERYAKP; this comes from the coding sequence ATGCGCGCGCCTGCCCTGCTGCTGCGCTGGCTGCTGGCCTTCAGCCTGGCCGGCGCGGCCGGCGGTGCGGCCGCGCTGGAAGTGGGCGACACCGTGCGACTGCCCGACGTGCGGACGCTCGACGGCCGCACGCTCAGCGCCGCGGCTTTGGCCGGCAAGCCGCTGGTGGTCGAGTACTGGGCCTCCTGGTGCCCGTTCTGCGCGATGCAGAACCCGCGCCTGCAGAAGCTCCATGAACGCACGCGCGGCACACCGCTGCAGGTGCTCGCCATCAGCATCGACAAAGACCCGCGTGAAGCCGCCGGGTACATGAAGAAGCGCGGCTACACCTTCCCGGCGACGATGGACTCCGCCGCGCTGCAGGCCGTGTTCGGCGAGCGCAAGGGGCTGCCCGAACTGTACGTGATCGATGCACGCGGGCGCGTGGTGCAGAAGGAAGTGGGCGAGATGCTTGAAGACGAGGTGGCGGCGCTGGAGCGGTACGCCAAGCCATAG
- a CDS encoding sulfur oxidation protein SoxX (K17223: soxX; sulfur-oxidizing protein SoxX), with protein MQRQNKALAIAALATLLATGAHAQDTTTKARPAKGKPAAVSGADMKHLIEDSFSSRGPVTVEGVLNQDGMQQACSEYPDRTKVPEKVAKKIEAAELRQVKYPGDSNWLGDWKEGEKIAQNGRGMQFTDQVGGTNGGNCYACHQMTKAEISFGNIGPSLYQYGKLRGNSQEVIKYTWGKIWDSSAYAACSNMPRFGHKGILTEAQIRDVMALLLDPASPVNQ; from the coding sequence ATGCAACGACAGAACAAGGCGCTGGCCATCGCGGCCCTGGCCACCCTGCTGGCAACGGGCGCCCATGCGCAGGACACCACCACCAAGGCGCGCCCTGCCAAGGGCAAGCCCGCCGCAGTCAGCGGCGCCGACATGAAGCACCTGATCGAGGACTCGTTCTCGTCCAGGGGGCCGGTCACGGTCGAAGGCGTGCTCAACCAGGACGGCATGCAGCAGGCTTGCAGCGAGTACCCGGACCGCACCAAGGTGCCCGAGAAGGTTGCCAAGAAGATCGAGGCCGCCGAGCTCAGGCAGGTGAAATACCCGGGCGACAGCAACTGGCTGGGCGACTGGAAGGAGGGCGAGAAGATCGCCCAGAACGGTCGCGGCATGCAGTTCACCGACCAGGTCGGTGGCACCAACGGCGGCAACTGCTACGCCTGCCACCAGATGACCAAGGCCGAGATCTCGTTCGGCAATATCGGCCCGTCGCTGTACCAGTACGGCAAGCTGCGCGGCAACTCGCAGGAAGTCATCAAGTACACCTGGGGCAAGATCTGGGATTCCAGCGCCTACGCCGCCTGCTCCAACATGCCGCGCTTCGGCCACAAGGGCATCCTGACCGAAGCCCAGATCCGCGACGTGATGGCACTGCTGCTGGACCCGGCCTCGCCGGTCAACCAATAA
- a CDS encoding sulfur oxidation protein SoxA (K17222: soxA1; sulfur-oxidizing protein SoxA) has translation MNTIRSLGRRAALAAAATAAVAGAAAVHAQGSTADEIAKYRQMLAEGNPAELWEAAGEELWKKPAGPKNVSLEQCDLGKGPGVTKGAYAELPRYFKDANKVMDLEQRLAYCRVTLQGLTKEEATKNPFSASGKPSEIERLVAYLTGESRGVKMNVQLNHPEEKRTYALGQKMFFYRGGAYDFACATCHAVDGQRIRLQDLPNLLTEKGAQAAYTTWPAYRVSQGEVRSMQHRLYDCLRQQRFPEPAYGSDVITALTMFLAKNANGGTYDGPAMKR, from the coding sequence ATGAACACCATCCGAAGCCTGGGCCGGCGCGCCGCGCTGGCCGCGGCCGCCACCGCCGCTGTGGCCGGTGCTGCCGCCGTGCATGCGCAGGGCAGCACCGCCGACGAAATCGCCAAGTACCGCCAGATGCTGGCCGAAGGCAATCCCGCCGAGCTGTGGGAAGCGGCCGGCGAAGAGCTGTGGAAAAAGCCCGCCGGCCCGAAGAACGTCTCGCTCGAACAGTGCGACCTGGGCAAGGGTCCGGGCGTGACCAAGGGCGCCTATGCCGAGCTGCCGCGCTACTTCAAGGATGCCAACAAGGTGATGGACCTGGAGCAGCGGCTGGCGTACTGCCGCGTGACGCTGCAAGGGCTCACTAAGGAAGAGGCGACAAAGAACCCGTTTTCGGCCTCGGGCAAGCCGTCCGAGATCGAGCGGCTGGTGGCCTACCTGACCGGCGAGTCGCGCGGCGTGAAGATGAACGTGCAGCTCAACCATCCGGAAGAGAAGCGCACCTACGCGCTCGGGCAGAAGATGTTCTTCTACCGCGGCGGCGCCTATGACTTTGCCTGCGCCACCTGCCACGCGGTGGACGGCCAGCGCATCCGCCTGCAGGACCTGCCCAACCTGCTGACTGAGAAGGGGGCGCAGGCGGCCTACACCACCTGGCCCGCCTACCGCGTTTCGCAGGGCGAGGTCCGCTCGATGCAGCATCGCCTGTACGACTGCCTGCGCCAGCAGCGCTTTCCCGAACCCGCCTATGGCTCGGACGTGATCACCGCGCTGACCATGTTCCTGGCGAAGAACGCCAACGGCGGGACCTACGATGGCCCGGCAATGAAGCGCTGA
- a CDS encoding signal peptide protein (K09004: K09004; hypothetical protein) codes for MRRAFIRASAALAAIGLSAKAAAQAAPAAGKGGRIKVVYQLSEGVDQAVRAMGNLRNHLNGAPGTKIVVVAFGYGVDFLVEGAKDARGNTFDAPVGALASAGVEFRVCRNTLTARKIAESSLLMEAKVVQAGVVEIARLQAEEGYAYIKP; via the coding sequence ATGCGGCGAGCATTTATTCGAGCATCGGCGGCGCTGGCCGCCATCGGCCTGTCGGCTAAGGCCGCGGCCCAGGCTGCGCCGGCTGCAGGCAAGGGCGGGCGCATCAAGGTGGTGTACCAGCTGTCGGAAGGCGTCGACCAGGCGGTGCGCGCCATGGGCAACCTGCGCAACCACCTGAACGGTGCGCCGGGGACGAAGATCGTGGTGGTCGCGTTCGGCTACGGCGTCGATTTCCTGGTCGAAGGCGCCAAGGATGCGCGCGGCAATACGTTTGACGCCCCGGTGGGCGCGCTGGCATCGGCCGGCGTGGAGTTCCGCGTGTGCCGCAACACGCTGACCGCACGCAAGATCGCTGAATCGAGCCTGTTGATGGAAGCAAAGGTGGTACAGGCCGGCGTGGTGGAAATCGCCCGCCTGCAGGCCGAGGAAGGCTACGCCTATATCAAGCCCTGA
- a CDS encoding sulfur oxidation protein (K17227: soxZ; sulfur-oxidizing protein SoxZ), which produces MADPMRVRATENGGVVDVKILMKHDMETGQRKDASGKLVPAWHIQTVTAQCKGKEVFRAQFGPAVSKDPFLNFKFKGGAKGDKVTVTWIDNRGDKRTDEATIA; this is translated from the coding sequence ATGGCAGACCCGATGCGCGTACGCGCCACCGAAAACGGCGGCGTGGTAGACGTCAAGATCCTCATGAAGCACGACATGGAAACCGGCCAGCGCAAGGACGCGTCCGGCAAGCTCGTGCCGGCCTGGCATATCCAGACCGTGACCGCCCAGTGCAAGGGCAAGGAAGTGTTCCGCGCCCAGTTCGGCCCGGCGGTGTCGAAGGACCCGTTCCTGAACTTCAAGTTCAAGGGCGGCGCCAAGGGTGACAAGGTTACCGTGACCTGGATCGACAACCGCGGCGACAAGCGTACCGACGAAGCGACCATCGCCTGA
- a CDS encoding sulfur oxidation protein SoxY (K17226: soxY; sulfur-oxidizing protein SoxY): MNSKRREVLRVTAVLSLMAATGLISEAQAAEWNKNAFDGKSVADVIKALGGSGTEKSTAITFTAPDIAENGAVVPVAVTSTIPDTEQIAILVEKNPNTLAADFVIPAGTEPFVSTRVKMGQTSVVHAAVKAGGKWYVASKEIKVTLGGCGG, encoded by the coding sequence ATGAATTCAAAACGACGAGAAGTGCTGCGGGTCACCGCTGTCCTGTCGCTGATGGCCGCCACCGGCCTGATCAGCGAAGCGCAGGCGGCCGAGTGGAACAAGAACGCCTTTGACGGCAAGAGCGTTGCCGACGTGATCAAGGCACTCGGCGGCAGCGGCACCGAGAAAAGCACCGCCATCACCTTCACCGCCCCCGATATCGCCGAGAACGGCGCCGTGGTGCCGGTGGCCGTGACCAGCACCATCCCGGATACCGAGCAGATCGCGATCCTGGTCGAGAAGAACCCCAACACGCTGGCCGCCGACTTCGTCATCCCGGCCGGCACCGAGCCGTTCGTCTCCACGCGCGTGAAGATGGGCCAGACCTCGGTCGTGCACGCCGCGGTCAAGGCCGGCGGCAAGTGGTACGTGGCATCGAAGGAAATCAAGGTCACGCTGGGCGGCTGCGGCGGCTGA
- a CDS encoding cytochrome C transmembrane protein (K08738: CYC; cytochrome c), producing the protein MKQFVIAALMLGAAASAHAVDAAKAQEIANKNACMGCHQVDKKLVGPSYKEVATKYKGDKNALATLTKKVKSGGSGVWGPVPMPANAAISDGDLKTVVEWVLAGAPAK; encoded by the coding sequence ATGAAGCAGTTTGTCATCGCAGCGCTGATGCTCGGCGCCGCCGCATCGGCCCACGCGGTCGATGCCGCCAAGGCACAGGAGATCGCCAACAAGAACGCCTGCATGGGTTGCCACCAGGTCGACAAGAAGCTGGTCGGTCCTTCCTACAAGGAAGTGGCGACCAAGTACAAGGGCGACAAGAATGCCCTGGCGACCCTGACCAAGAAGGTCAAGAGCGGTGGCTCGGGCGTCTGGGGTCCGGTGCCGATGCCGGCTAATGCCGCCATCAGCGACGGCGACCTGAAGACGGTGGTCGAATGGGTGCTGGCAGGCGCCCCCGCCAAGTAA
- a CDS encoding cytochrome C transmembrane protein (K08738: CYC; cytochrome c), giving the protein MSMWAERRTLAALMLSAALAAPAWAGTADARAALGRTATTAEVTAWDIDVRPDFKGLPKGSGTVAQGQTIWDGKCASCHGDFGESNEVFTPLVGGTTAEDIKRGRVAAMTGNQPYRTTLMKVSTVSTLWDYIHRAMPWNAPKSLGADEVYAVTAYLLHLGEIVPADFTLSDANIAAVQRRMPNRDGMTTDHGLWPGRGRPDTRNVACMKHCADRVAIASSMPDYARDAHGDLARQQRIFGPVRGVAARVAVPASGASDASAPAAPGARLASQYQCVACHAMDKKLVGPSFADIAGKYKGQDAHAALARKVKAGGQGAWGSVPMPPQPQIPDSDVQAMVGWILEAK; this is encoded by the coding sequence ATGTCCATGTGGGCTGAGCGCCGGACCCTTGCCGCGCTGATGCTGTCGGCTGCCCTTGCCGCCCCGGCGTGGGCGGGAACGGCTGACGCCCGTGCGGCACTCGGCCGCACTGCCACCACCGCCGAAGTGACCGCATGGGATATCGACGTGCGCCCGGATTTCAAGGGACTGCCCAAGGGTAGCGGCACGGTGGCACAAGGGCAGACGATCTGGGACGGCAAGTGCGCGTCGTGCCACGGCGACTTCGGCGAATCCAACGAGGTGTTCACGCCCCTGGTGGGCGGCACCACCGCGGAGGACATCAAGCGCGGCCGGGTGGCGGCCATGACCGGCAACCAGCCCTACCGCACCACGCTGATGAAGGTCAGCACCGTCAGCACGCTGTGGGACTACATCCACCGCGCCATGCCGTGGAACGCCCCCAAGAGCCTGGGCGCCGACGAGGTCTACGCGGTTACCGCCTACCTGCTGCACCTGGGAGAGATCGTGCCGGCGGACTTCACGCTGTCGGACGCCAATATCGCCGCGGTTCAGCGGCGCATGCCCAACCGCGACGGCATGACCACCGACCACGGCCTGTGGCCGGGGCGCGGGCGGCCGGACACGCGCAACGTCGCCTGCATGAAGCATTGTGCGGACCGGGTGGCGATCGCCTCGTCGATGCCGGACTACGCCCGCGATGCCCATGGCGACCTGGCGCGGCAGCAGCGCATCTTCGGACCGGTGCGCGGCGTGGCGGCGCGGGTCGCGGTGCCGGCAAGTGGCGCGTCCGACGCATCGGCGCCGGCAGCGCCCGGCGCGCGCCTGGCCAGCCAATACCAGTGCGTTGCCTGCCATGCGATGGACAAGAAGCTGGTGGGACCGTCATTCGCCGACATCGCCGGCAAGTACAAGGGCCAGGACGCCCATGCCGCGCTGGCGCGCAAGGTCAAGGCGGGCGGGCAGGGCGCCTGGGGCAGCGTGCCGATGCCGCCGCAGCCGCAGATCCCCGATTCGGACGTACAGGCCATGGTGGGCTGGATTCTTGAGGCAAAATAG
- a CDS encoding molybdopterin binding oxidoreductase (K17225: soxC; sulfane dehydrogenase subunit SoxC), whose translation MQERNRPGRIVPAPQHFVSASLAQDIGRHGLDAPRRDFLRKSFLGAAAGVAAAAAGRRALAADGDPAILQPQPWATSLGQPVAARPYGQPSVHEQNLVRRESPGLTRVSAASVAFAPLQGFFGIITPNGLHFERHHQGWHDIDPARHRLMINGLVRAPRVYTMDDLMRLPAVSRMHFIECGANTGMEWGNVAVPTVQYTHGMLSCCEFTGVPLRVLLDDAGADLRRGRYLLAEGGDGSSMTRTIPMALADEIIVAWGMNGEMLRPENGYPLRLVVPGVQGVSWVKWLRRLELGDQPWNAKDETIHYVDMMPDGRLRQYTSIQECKSVITTPSGGQQLVGKGFYNISGLAWSGRGSIKRVDVSTDGGRNWRTARLESPVLSKCLTRFNLDWVWDGAPAILQSRAIDETGYVQPRLAQLRAVRGTRSIYHNNAIQSWQVAAGGEVSNVHVG comes from the coding sequence TTGCAGGAACGGAACCGGCCCGGGCGCATCGTGCCCGCGCCCCAGCACTTCGTCAGCGCATCGCTGGCGCAGGATATCGGCCGGCACGGCCTGGACGCGCCGCGGCGCGATTTCCTGCGCAAGAGCTTCCTCGGCGCGGCGGCCGGTGTTGCCGCCGCCGCCGCGGGACGGCGCGCGCTGGCCGCCGATGGCGATCCCGCCATCCTGCAGCCGCAGCCGTGGGCCACCTCGCTCGGCCAGCCGGTCGCGGCACGGCCGTACGGTCAGCCGTCCGTGCATGAGCAGAACCTGGTGCGGCGCGAGTCGCCGGGCCTGACACGCGTTTCCGCTGCCTCCGTCGCCTTTGCGCCGCTGCAGGGCTTCTTCGGCATCATCACCCCCAACGGCCTGCACTTCGAGCGCCACCACCAGGGCTGGCACGATATCGACCCCGCCCGCCACCGCCTGATGATCAACGGCCTGGTGCGCGCGCCGCGCGTCTACACCATGGACGACCTGATGCGCCTTCCGGCAGTGTCGCGGATGCATTTCATCGAATGCGGCGCCAATACCGGCATGGAGTGGGGTAACGTGGCCGTGCCGACGGTGCAGTACACCCACGGCATGCTGTCGTGCTGCGAGTTCACTGGCGTGCCGCTGCGGGTACTGTTGGACGATGCCGGCGCCGACTTGCGCCGTGGGCGCTACCTGCTGGCCGAAGGCGGCGATGGCTCGTCGATGACGCGCACCATCCCGATGGCGCTGGCCGACGAGATCATCGTCGCCTGGGGTATGAACGGCGAGATGCTGCGTCCCGAGAACGGCTACCCGCTGCGGCTGGTGGTGCCGGGCGTGCAGGGCGTGTCGTGGGTCAAGTGGCTGCGTCGGCTGGAGCTGGGCGACCAGCCGTGGAACGCCAAGGACGAGACCATCCACTACGTGGACATGATGCCGGACGGCAGGCTGCGCCAGTACACCTCGATCCAGGAGTGCAAATCGGTCATCACCACGCCCTCCGGGGGGCAGCAGCTGGTAGGCAAGGGCTTCTACAACATCAGCGGGCTGGCGTGGTCCGGGCGCGGGAGTATCAAGCGGGTCGATGTCTCGACCGACGGCGGGCGCAACTGGCGCACCGCGCGGCTGGAGTCGCCGGTGTTGTCCAAATGCCTGACGCGCTTCAACCTCGACTGGGTCTGGGACGGCGCCCCGGCCATCCTGCAAAGCCGTGCCATCGACGAGACCGGCTACGTGCAGCCCAGGCTGGCGCAACTGCGCGCGGTGCGCGGCACCCGCTCGATCTATCACAACAATGCCATCCAGAGCTGGCAGGTGGCGGCAGGCGGCGAGGTGTCCAATGTCCATGTGGGCTGA
- a CDS encoding ArsR family transcriptional regulator (K03892: arsR; ArsR family transcriptional regulator): MVGAQDPSPAQSCCSASLGKHYMRIHAYTNILDGMEELDRVFEKVSGYFSLLAEPTRLKILHALCDGEKPVSTVVETVGSSQTNVSRHLNAMYRSGVLSRRKEANLVFYAIADESVIELCRTVCVQVASRLEDNALPSNAVDRFMAQPAPEPSPRRRRTAS; the protein is encoded by the coding sequence ATGGTTGGTGCGCAAGATCCGTCGCCGGCACAATCATGCTGTTCTGCATCATTGGGTAAACACTATATGCGCATTCACGCATATACGAATATATTGGACGGCATGGAAGAGCTGGATCGCGTATTCGAGAAGGTATCGGGCTACTTCAGCCTGTTGGCGGAGCCGACGCGGCTGAAGATCCTGCACGCCTTGTGCGATGGCGAGAAGCCGGTCAGCACGGTGGTCGAGACGGTGGGTTCGTCGCAGACCAACGTGTCGCGGCATCTCAACGCGATGTACCGCTCGGGCGTGCTGTCGCGCCGCAAGGAGGCGAACCTGGTGTTCTACGCCATTGCGGACGAAAGCGTGATCGAGCTGTGCCGCACGGTGTGCGTGCAGGTGGCGAGCCGGCTGGAGGACAACGCCTTGCCCTCCAACGCGGTCGACCGTTTCATGGCGCAGCCCGCGCCCGAACCGTCGCCGCGCCGGCGTCGCACCGCAAGCTGA
- a CDS encoding membrane protein (K15268: eamA; O-acetylserine/cysteine efflux transporter): protein MQARDRLLALAIVCVWGVNFVVIKVGLAGVPPMLLGALRFLLVAFPAIFFVPRPRVPWRLLLAYGVTISLGQFAFLFYAMAVGMPAGLASLVLQSQAFFTLAIAALWLGEPVRWHSIAGMAVAAAGLALIGSGAAASAGGMSVAGFVLTLCAAFCWASGNIVSKKIGPVDLLGLVIWGALIPIVPFALLSLWVEGPARIVQSVTHVSGMGVFAVLYLAFAATVFGYTMWGRLLTRYPASQVAPLTLLVPVVGLVSAHVLLGEDLSGAQWAGAAVVMVGLLLNVFGQRLWAGRALVRR from the coding sequence ATGCAAGCCAGAGACCGCCTCCTCGCCCTCGCCATCGTCTGCGTCTGGGGCGTCAACTTCGTCGTGATCAAGGTCGGGCTGGCGGGCGTGCCGCCGATGCTGCTGGGCGCGCTGCGCTTCCTTCTGGTGGCCTTTCCCGCGATCTTCTTCGTGCCGCGTCCGCGCGTGCCCTGGCGCCTCCTGCTCGCTTACGGCGTGACCATCAGCCTGGGCCAGTTCGCCTTCCTGTTCTACGCGATGGCGGTTGGCATGCCGGCCGGGCTGGCCTCGCTCGTGCTGCAATCGCAGGCGTTCTTCACGCTGGCGATCGCCGCGCTGTGGCTGGGCGAGCCGGTGCGCTGGCACAGCATCGCCGGCATGGCGGTCGCGGCGGCCGGGCTGGCACTGATCGGCTCCGGCGCCGCCGCCAGTGCCGGCGGCATGAGCGTGGCCGGCTTCGTGCTGACGCTGTGCGCGGCGTTCTGCTGGGCCAGTGGCAATATCGTCAGCAAGAAGATCGGGCCGGTGGACCTGCTGGGGCTGGTGATCTGGGGCGCGCTGATCCCGATCGTGCCGTTCGCGCTGCTGTCGCTGTGGGTGGAAGGGCCGGCGCGCATCGTGCAGAGCGTCACCCATGTGTCCGGCATGGGCGTGTTCGCGGTGCTGTACCTGGCCTTTGCCGCGACCGTGTTCGGCTACACCATGTGGGGCCGGCTGCTGACGCGCTACCCGGCCAGCCAGGTGGCGCCGCTGACGCTGCTGGTGCCGGTGGTGGGGCTGGTGTCGGCCCACGTGCTGCTGGGCGAGGACCTGTCCGGTGCGCAATGGGCGGGGGCGGCGGTGGTCATGGTGGGGCTGCTGCTCAACGTGTTCGGCCAGCGTCTGTGGGCGGGCAGGGCGCTGGTGCGGCGCTGA
- a CDS encoding flavocytochrome C sulfide dehydrogenase yields MQRRSFLGAAGAAVLGSVGIGAAQAARAAAPAKVVVVGGGYGGATAARYLREWSGQAIEVTLVEPNPAFISCPLSNLVIGGSRQLADLTLPYDALVRRHGVKLVRDTAVAIDPAKRTVRLAGGTTLPYDRLLLSPGVDMMSDALPGLKQPGGDQVLHAWKAGPQTVALRRQLEAMPDGGTYAITIPLAPYRCPPGPYERACQVAHYFRQHKPRSKVLILDANPDITSKAGLFRQVWASQYKGMVEYRPQYNTVDVDPATRTLKFEVQDDERADVLNVLPPQRAGAIAVSAGLATANGKWCEVDFVSFESRAAPNIHVIGDAIQIAPLMPKSGHMANQHGKVAAAAMVALLSGRAPDPQPLYNNTCYSFTSDREAVHVASVHRYDAAQKTMLTVPGSGGLSEAPNILEGDYALAWARSIWAEMLG; encoded by the coding sequence ATGCAAAGACGAAGCTTCCTGGGCGCCGCGGGCGCCGCAGTACTGGGTTCGGTCGGCATTGGGGCGGCCCAGGCGGCCCGGGCTGCGGCGCCGGCAAAGGTGGTCGTGGTCGGCGGCGGCTATGGCGGCGCGACCGCGGCGCGCTACCTGCGGGAGTGGAGCGGCCAGGCCATCGAGGTGACGCTGGTCGAACCCAATCCGGCCTTTATTTCCTGCCCGCTGTCGAACCTGGTGATCGGCGGCAGCCGCCAACTGGCCGACCTCACGCTGCCGTACGACGCGCTGGTGCGCCGCCATGGCGTGAAGCTGGTGCGCGACACCGCCGTCGCCATCGATCCGGCAAAGCGCACCGTGCGGCTCGCGGGCGGCACCACGCTGCCGTATGACCGCCTGCTGCTGTCGCCCGGCGTCGACATGATGAGCGACGCGCTGCCCGGGCTGAAGCAGCCCGGTGGCGACCAGGTGCTGCACGCCTGGAAGGCCGGCCCGCAGACCGTGGCGCTGCGCCGCCAGCTCGAGGCCATGCCCGACGGCGGCACCTACGCCATCACCATCCCGCTGGCGCCGTACCGCTGCCCGCCGGGCCCGTACGAGCGCGCCTGCCAGGTGGCGCATTATTTCAGGCAGCACAAGCCGCGCAGCAAGGTGCTGATCCTCGACGCGAACCCGGACATCACCTCCAAGGCGGGGTTGTTCCGGCAGGTTTGGGCCTCACAGTACAAGGGCATGGTCGAATACCGGCCGCAGTACAACACGGTCGATGTCGATCCCGCCACGCGCACGCTCAAGTTCGAGGTGCAGGACGACGAGCGGGCGGATGTGCTCAACGTGCTGCCCCCGCAGCGCGCCGGCGCGATCGCAGTGTCGGCCGGGCTGGCGACGGCCAACGGCAAGTGGTGCGAGGTGGACTTCGTCAGCTTCGAGTCGCGCGCGGCGCCGAATATCCACGTGATCGGCGATGCCATCCAGATTGCGCCGCTGATGCCCAAGTCCGGCCATATGGCCAACCAGCACGGCAAGGTGGCCGCCGCCGCCATGGTGGCACTGCTGTCAGGCCGCGCACCGGACCCGCAGCCGCTCTATAACAACACCTGCTACAGCTTCACCTCGGATCGCGAGGCCGTGCATGTGGCCAGCGTGCACCGCTACGACGCCGCGCAGAAGACCATGCTGACGGTGCCGGGCTCGGGCGGGCTGTCGGAGGCGCCGAACATCCTGGAAGGCGACTACGCGCTCGCCTGGGCCAGGAGCATCTGGGCGGAGATGCTGGGCTAG
- a CDS encoding signal peptide protein, protein MTTIPRPAVFVRLALLASALCGAQPALAADAAAAVPSTEAALRARNQAAACTSCHGPAGRAPAGSPIPSLAGRPAAELVTQMQAFRAGTRPATVMHQIAKGYDDEQIATIAAWFAAVR, encoded by the coding sequence ATGACAACAATTCCCCGGCCCGCTGTGTTCGTGCGGCTGGCGCTGCTGGCATCGGCGCTGTGCGGCGCCCAGCCGGCGCTGGCCGCAGATGCTGCGGCAGCTGTCCCATCCACCGAAGCCGCGCTGCGCGCCCGCAACCAGGCCGCCGCCTGCACCAGCTGCCATGGCCCCGCCGGGCGCGCGCCGGCCGGCAGCCCGATCCCGTCGCTGGCGGGCCGCCCGGCGGCCGAACTGGTGACACAGATGCAGGCGTTCAGGGCCGGCACGCGGCCGGCCACGGTGATGCACCAGATCGCCAAGGGTTACGACGACGAGCAGATCGCCACCATCGCGGCGTGGTTCGCCGCGGTGCGCTGA
- a CDS encoding signal peptide protein produces MTTLPTTHDSRNGAGARHPARTPRLARAALAAAAVLVSATQLAGCFPVIAGAMGTGVAMATDRRPTATQTVDRGLQLEAENTINSRYSGQARVNVTVFNRKVLLTGEASNDNVRQQVEQYVRGLPNARVVINELEVVSSPGFMTQSQDAYLTSKVKTLLMTAEGVPSNSIKITTEKSVVYLLGVVTTAEGDRATDVARNASGVTKVVKAFDYVNDTERARLDAASTAQNPSPDSSAGNIGTPAPVQSVPGVGGPIDAPAGTDAAATASPVTAPVASPVTLPPGRNLP; encoded by the coding sequence ATGACGACTCTGCCCACTACGCATGACTCCCGGAACGGCGCCGGCGCGCGCCATCCTGCCCGCACCCCGCGCCTGGCGCGCGCCGCGCTGGCCGCGGCCGCCGTACTGGTCTCGGCCACGCAGCTCGCCGGCTGCTTCCCGGTGATCGCCGGCGCCATGGGGACCGGCGTGGCCATGGCCACCGACCGCCGGCCCACCGCCACCCAGACCGTGGACCGCGGCCTGCAGCTCGAGGCCGAGAACACCATCAACTCGCGCTACAGCGGCCAGGCACGCGTCAACGTGACCGTGTTCAACCGCAAAGTGCTGCTGACTGGCGAAGCCAGCAACGACAACGTCAGGCAGCAGGTCGAGCAGTATGTGCGCGGCCTGCCCAATGCGCGCGTGGTGATCAACGAGCTGGAGGTCGTCAGCTCGCCGGGCTTCATGACCCAGAGCCAGGACGCCTACCTGACCAGCAAGGTCAAGACGCTGCTGATGACCGCGGAAGGCGTGCCGTCGAACTCGATCAAGATCACCACCGAGAAGAGCGTGGTCTACCTGCTGGGCGTGGTCACCACCGCCGAGGGCGATCGTGCCACCGACGTGGCGCGCAACGCTTCGGGCGTGACCAAGGTGGTCAAGGCCTTCGACTACGTCAACGATACTGAGCGCGCGCGCCTGGACGCGGCCTCGACCGCGCAGAACCCGTCGCCTGACAGCAGTGCCGGCAATATCGGCACGCCGGCGCCAGTGCAGTCGGTGCCGGGCGTCGGCGGTCCGATCGACGCGCCGGCGGGCACCGACGCGGCGGCCACGGCCAGCCCGGTCACCGCGCCGGTGGCCTCGCCGGTGACGCTGCCCCCGGGGCGCAACCTGCCCTGA